One Candidatus Nanosynbacter featherlites genomic region harbors:
- a CDS encoding 30S ribosomal protein S1: protein MANATITMDDLLAQAGDNVKQLTAGEVVHGTVLSVKKHEVLIDLGPLGVGLVPRREVGFSKTCAVGDEVTASVIDTELDNGYSLLSLRKAAKDRGWDEVAEKLESGEIITITPYDANRGGLLVEYEGVRGFLPVSQLSAEHYPRVGSSDKDEILQRLNALVNVEMKVRVLDADRKANKLIFSEKEAIKEGLAERFKQLSIGDTVRGVVTGVVDFGVFVNVEGIEGLVHISEISWERVSSPSDYVKVGETIEAKIIAIDKDRLSLSMKQLTPDPWLKEVEQFKSGDQVEGTVTRITPFGAFVQLSPAVEALVHVSELGGDGTDPEKVFTLNERKSFTVLDIDKESRKISLTLGEAKKK from the coding sequence ATGGCAAACGCCACAATTACAATGGATGACCTGCTGGCACAAGCAGGAGATAATGTTAAACAATTGACAGCTGGTGAAGTGGTTCACGGTACAGTTTTGTCAGTAAAGAAGCACGAAGTGTTGATTGACCTGGGGCCGTTGGGCGTTGGTTTGGTTCCAAGGCGTGAAGTTGGTTTTTCGAAGACTTGCGCTGTTGGTGACGAAGTTACCGCAAGTGTCATCGACACAGAGCTTGATAATGGCTATAGCTTACTGAGCTTACGCAAAGCAGCGAAGGATCGAGGTTGGGATGAAGTTGCTGAGAAGCTAGAAAGTGGTGAAATCATCACGATTACCCCGTATGACGCAAACCGCGGCGGTTTGTTGGTTGAATACGAAGGGGTTCGTGGCTTCTTGCCAGTATCTCAATTGTCAGCTGAGCACTACCCACGAGTTGGTTCGAGTGATAAGGATGAGATTTTGCAACGCTTGAACGCATTGGTTAATGTTGAAATGAAAGTTCGCGTATTGGACGCTGACCGAAAGGCTAACAAGTTGATCTTCTCGGAAAAAGAAGCTATCAAAGAAGGATTGGCAGAGCGATTTAAGCAATTGTCAATCGGCGACACAGTTCGCGGTGTCGTTACTGGTGTTGTTGACTTTGGTGTGTTCGTGAATGTTGAAGGTATCGAAGGTTTGGTACACATCTCAGAAATCAGCTGGGAGCGCGTCAGTAGCCCAAGCGACTACGTGAAAGTTGGCGAGACGATCGAAGCAAAGATTATCGCTATCGACAAGGATCGTTTGAGCCTCAGCATGAAGCAGCTAACTCCAGACCCTTGGTTGAAGGAAGTTGAACAATTCAAGTCAGGTGATCAAGTCGAAGGAACGGTTACTCGCATCACTCCGTTTGGTGCTTTCGTACAGCTAAGTCCAGCAGTTGAGGCATTGGTTCACGTGTCCGAACTAGGTGGTGACGGCACTGATCCAGAGAAGGTGTTCACTTTGAATGAGCGCAAGAGTTTTACGGTGCTCGATATTGATAAAGAGAGTCGTAAGATCTCTTTGACACTTGGTGAAGCAAAGAAAAAATAA